One Leptospira fainei serovar Hurstbridge str. BUT 6 genomic window, TTCCGGGAACGCCAGGGATGGAAGGTTTCGGTAACGTCCTTCAAGGGTTTTTGGAAATGTCCAACGTTAAGATCGTGGAAGAAATGGTGAATATGATCGTTGCGCAAAGAGCATATGAATCCAATTCGAAAGCGATCCAAACTTCGGATAACATGCTATCGACGGCGATAGGTCTGAAGCGTTAAATAATATGAGTTTTCGCTTTCCTGGCATTTTACTCGTTGCGTTAGGAATCCTATGGATTTCGGCGGGCGGCGTTTTCGCTATGGAAGCGGTCTACCTACGCGGGAAACTACTCACCGAAAAGAAGGAAGTCCTACTTTCGGAAATAGCGAAAATGCCGGATCGGATGCAGGACAAAATAGTATTACGAAATCTTGAATCTCCGGTTCTGCTCAGACCTGAAGACATTCAGAAATTATTTCCGAATGTTTCGATTTCCGGAAAAGAAACCCTGATTTTACCCTTGAATTCGGAATTGGATGCTAAGGATTTGGAAGACAGTGTCGCTAAAGAGATCGCTAAGCTTACTCAGGAAAAGGGCGCCGAATATCGCATAACTTACTTAGATGGAGAACGCTCGGTTCCGGCTTCCGGGATCGATCTTCGATGGGCGGGATTGCCGCAGGTGATTCACGCGGGCCAGATCGTCGCCTCCCTGGATTTTTATTTTCAGCAGAGAAAAGTTCATACTCAAAGAATTAAATTCAAAATCGAGAAGAAGGCTTCCGTATTCTTCGCAAAGAAAGCAGTATTGAAAGGACAAAAATTGGACACGGACTCCTTGGAGGAACGCACTGTTTTCCTTGAAGAAGCGTTTACCGACGGAATCGGAATGGAAAGCGTCGGATCGACCGCTTTAAAAGACCTGCAGGCCGGGGAACTTTTGCGACGCAAGCATGTCCGCTTTTTGTATGATGTGCAGCGGGGCGGCGACATACAACTGGTTTACACACGCGGAAACTTGGTCGTAAAAGCGAAGACGAAAGCGCTGACATCCGGCAATGTCGGTGAATTAGTGGAAGTCTCCTCTCATGCGAAAGAGGGGAAATTAACGGCTCGTGTAGTGGAAAAAAATACGGTATTATTAGAAAATTAAGATGTTTAGCATTGGAATCAAAAAACTGATCATCCTCTTGTTTTCTCTCGGAGCTTTCTTGGCCGTTGCCGCTCAGGAATTATCTCAATGGCAGGATAAGAATCCTTATTCTAGATCGCAAAATATTAAGATAGGAACCGCCGTATTCGTCCGGCTGAAAGACGGTTTTAACGCCGAATTCGAAATTGAATCCACTGCGGACGAGAATATCACGATCAAAGCGGTGCCGGATAAAAAAATCATTCCTGATAACCCTTCGTATAATAACGATAGGAGCATCGTTCGAAAGAATAAAGGAAAGATAAAGTCTTTGGGAAAGTTGAAAGGCAATTTAACCGCGACAGTTACCGCGATAGACCCGGCAACCGGATTGCTTACTTTGCAAGGCCAGAGATCTTCTACATATAACGGGGAACCTTCCGGGGTCGTTTTGACGGGTCGCCTATCGCCCGAGTTTTTATCCAGAGATAATTCCGTCGATGCGGATCGGATCGCAGATTTACAAATCCAATTTACCGGGAGAATCCAACCTAAGGATTTGCAACCTCCGATCGCTCTTAAGACCGTTAATAACCCGGACGGTTCCGTTACGGTTAAAGCTGAATTATCCGACGAAGAAAAGCAACGTTTCATTTTGGAACAACTCAATCGTCTTTTGGGGGAATCCCAATGATTAGAGTTCTTTTCGTATTTCTCTTAATAACGGCAACGGTTCAAGCCGCGGAAGTGCGACTCAAGGATTTCGCTAAAATCGAAGGAATTCGTGACAACCAAATCACCGGCTATGGAATCGTGATAGGTTTGCCAGGAACCGGAGATAGCAAGACTCCGATGACCAGCGAGAGCATGAAGAATTACTTAAAGAACCTGGGCGTCGAAGCGA contains:
- a CDS encoding flagellar basal body L-ring protein FlgH, with the protein product MFSIGIKKLIILLFSLGAFLAVAAQELSQWQDKNPYSRSQNIKIGTAVFVRLKDGFNAEFEIESTADENITIKAVPDKKIIPDNPSYNNDRSIVRKNKGKIKSLGKLKGNLTATVTAIDPATGLLTLQGQRSSTYNGEPSGVVLTGRLSPEFLSRDNSVDADRIADLQIQFTGRIQPKDLQPPIALKTVNNPDGSVTVKAELSDEEKQRFILEQLNRLLGESQ
- the flgA gene encoding flagellar basal body P-ring formation chaperone FlgA — translated: MSFRFPGILLVALGILWISAGGVFAMEAVYLRGKLLTEKKEVLLSEIAKMPDRMQDKIVLRNLESPVLLRPEDIQKLFPNVSISGKETLILPLNSELDAKDLEDSVAKEIAKLTQEKGAEYRITYLDGERSVPASGIDLRWAGLPQVIHAGQIVASLDFYFQQRKVHTQRIKFKIEKKASVFFAKKAVLKGQKLDTDSLEERTVFLEEAFTDGIGMESVGSTALKDLQAGELLRRKHVRFLYDVQRGGDIQLVYTRGNLVVKAKTKALTSGNVGELVEVSSHAKEGKLTARVVEKNTVLLEN